The following proteins come from a genomic window of Pseudomonas putida:
- a CDS encoding sensor histidine kinase — protein MPFSFRALRLGLITLLIVLGTALSAGWAMHQAKRQAMEDDAKRASQQLGLYANALHTLIDRYRALPAVLALDPELIAALRGPVDEGVQNALNHKLERINGAANSSTLELLDRTGLAIAASNWRLPSSYVGSNYGFRPYFKQTRSQGSGRFYAVGVTSGVPGYFLASAVNDEHGRFLGAMVVKLEFPELEREWRQGNDILLVSDARGITFIANQDGWRYRELQPLSGADRAELAETRQYDKQPLVPLQHQVLTRFAPYSTLSRVQGPEGSTEYLWESLPLEGENWTLHLLRKPQVAADGRNAALGAAAVWLSLVFAALFVSQRLRLARLRQRSRQELKRQVEERTRELRTAQEGLVQSAKLAALGQMSAAMAHEINQPLTTQRMQLETLRLLLDHGRHDEARQALEPLEQMLTRMAALTSHLKTFARNSPMGLRERLDLATVVDQALHLLEARIRSEEVEVALYLARPAWVRGDAIRLEQVLINLLHNALDAMIDKRYKRLEIRIEPDGELWRLSVLDSGGGIAEADLAKVFDPFFTTKPVGEGLGLGLAISYGIVHEAGGQLRAENLPGGARLSLTLPRDLEPVC, from the coding sequence GTCTGGGGCTGATCACCCTGCTGATCGTGCTGGGTACCGCACTCAGCGCCGGCTGGGCCATGCACCAGGCCAAGCGCCAGGCCATGGAAGACGACGCCAAGCGTGCCAGCCAGCAACTGGGCCTGTACGCCAACGCACTGCACACCCTGATCGACCGCTACCGTGCCCTCCCCGCCGTGCTGGCGCTCGACCCGGAACTGATCGCAGCCTTGCGCGGCCCGGTCGACGAAGGCGTTCAGAACGCCCTGAACCACAAGCTCGAACGTATCAATGGCGCCGCCAATTCCTCCACCCTCGAACTGCTCGACCGCACCGGCCTGGCCATTGCCGCCAGCAATTGGCGGCTGCCCAGCAGCTACGTCGGCTCCAACTACGGTTTCCGTCCCTACTTCAAGCAAACCCGCAGCCAGGGCAGTGGCCGCTTCTATGCCGTGGGCGTGACCAGTGGCGTGCCGGGCTACTTCCTCGCCAGCGCGGTGAACGACGAGCACGGCCGATTCCTTGGTGCCATGGTGGTGAAGCTGGAATTCCCCGAGCTGGAACGCGAATGGCGACAGGGCAACGATATCCTGCTGGTCAGCGACGCCCGCGGCATTACGTTCATCGCAAACCAGGATGGCTGGCGCTACCGCGAGCTTCAGCCGCTCAGTGGCGCCGACCGAGCCGAGCTGGCCGAAACCCGTCAGTACGACAAGCAACCGCTGGTGCCGCTACAGCATCAGGTACTGACGCGGTTTGCCCCCTACAGCACCCTTAGCCGCGTGCAAGGCCCCGAGGGTAGCACCGAGTACTTGTGGGAAAGCCTGCCGCTGGAAGGCGAAAACTGGACCTTGCACCTGCTGCGCAAACCGCAGGTCGCTGCAGACGGCCGTAATGCAGCCCTTGGCGCCGCCGCCGTCTGGCTGAGCCTGGTGTTCGCCGCCCTTTTCGTCAGTCAACGCCTGCGCCTGGCACGCCTGCGCCAGCGCAGCCGGCAAGAACTCAAACGCCAGGTCGAGGAGCGCACCCGCGAGCTGCGCACTGCCCAGGAAGGCCTGGTGCAATCAGCCAAACTGGCCGCACTCGGGCAAATGTCAGCGGCCATGGCCCATGAAATCAACCAGCCGCTGACCACCCAACGTATGCAACTGGAAACCCTGCGCCTGCTGCTTGACCATGGTCGCCATGACGAAGCGCGGCAAGCGCTGGAGCCGCTGGAACAGATGCTCACGCGCATGGCAGCACTTACCAGCCACCTGAAAACCTTTGCCCGCAACAGTCCGATGGGCCTGCGCGAACGCCTTGACCTGGCAACCGTGGTCGACCAGGCCTTGCACCTGCTGGAAGCGCGCATTCGCAGCGAGGAAGTGGAGGTGGCTCTGTACCTGGCACGCCCGGCCTGGGTACGCGGCGATGCCATCCGCCTGGAGCAGGTGCTGATAAACCTCCTGCACAACGCACTCGACGCCATGATCGACAAGCGTTACAAACGCCTGGAGATCCGCATCGAACCCGACGGGGAGCTATGGCGCCTGAGTGTGCTCGACTCGGGTGGCGGCATTGCCGAAGCCGACCTGGCCAAGGTCTTCGACCCGTTCTTCACCACCAAACCGGTGGGGGAAGGGCTAGGGCTGGGCCTGGCCATCTCTTACGGCATCGTCCATGAGGCCGGCGGCCAGTTGCGGGCCGAAAACCTGCCTGGCGGCGCGCGCCTGAGCCTTACCCTGCCCCGTGACCTGGAGCCTGTATGTTGA
- a CDS encoding response regulator, which translates to MLNSVIVVDDEASIRTAVEQWLSLSGFSVQLFARAEECLAHLPQHFPGVIISDVRMPGMDGLQLLERLQANDPDLPVILLTGHGDVPMAVEAMRSGAYDFLEKPFTPQDLLGSLRRALEKRQLVLENRRLHEQADLKSRLEVTLLGMSQGLQQLRRQVLDLASLPVNVLIRGETGSGKERVARCLHDFGPRAAKPFVALNCAAIPESLFEAELFGHESGAFTGAQGKRIGKLEYANGGTVFLDEIESMPLAQQAKLLRVIQEQKLERLGANQSISVDLRIIAATKPDLLEEARAGRFREDLAYRLNVAELRLAPLRERREDIPLLFEHFARAAGEKLGRAAPPLSGAQLAQLLSHDWPGNVRELANAAERHALGLGSPNIEVAPAGQSLGEQMEAFEAQCLRAALRQHGGEIKSVMEALQLPRRTLNEKMQRHGLVREDFIGQA; encoded by the coding sequence ATGTTGAATTCGGTGATCGTCGTCGATGATGAAGCCAGTATCCGCACTGCTGTAGAGCAATGGCTGAGCCTGTCCGGCTTCAGCGTGCAGTTGTTCGCTCGCGCCGAAGAGTGCCTGGCGCACCTGCCGCAGCACTTCCCTGGGGTGATCATCAGCGATGTACGCATGCCGGGTATGGATGGCCTGCAATTGCTCGAACGCCTGCAAGCGAACGACCCCGACCTGCCCGTGATTTTGCTGACCGGTCACGGTGATGTACCGATGGCGGTAGAAGCCATGCGCAGCGGGGCCTATGACTTCCTGGAAAAACCCTTCACGCCGCAAGACTTGCTGGGCAGCCTGCGTCGCGCCCTGGAAAAGCGCCAGCTGGTGCTGGAGAACCGCCGGCTCCACGAGCAGGCCGACCTCAAGTCACGCCTGGAAGTCACGCTGCTGGGCATGTCCCAGGGCCTGCAACAGCTGCGCCGGCAAGTCCTGGACCTGGCCAGCCTGCCGGTAAACGTGCTGATCCGCGGTGAAACCGGCAGTGGCAAGGAGCGGGTGGCCCGCTGTCTGCACGACTTTGGCCCCCGTGCCGCCAAGCCCTTTGTAGCCCTTAACTGCGCGGCCATCCCCGAGTCGTTGTTCGAGGCCGAACTGTTCGGCCATGAGAGCGGCGCCTTCACGGGCGCCCAGGGTAAACGGATCGGCAAGCTGGAGTATGCCAACGGTGGCACCGTGTTCCTCGACGAAATCGAGAGCATGCCACTGGCCCAACAGGCCAAGCTGTTGCGGGTGATTCAGGAGCAGAAGTTGGAGCGCCTGGGGGCCAACCAGAGCATCAGCGTCGACCTGCGCATCATTGCTGCGACCAAGCCCGACCTGCTCGAGGAGGCGCGTGCCGGGCGCTTCCGAGAAGACCTGGCCTACCGCCTGAACGTCGCCGAATTGCGCCTGGCACCGCTGCGCGAGCGGCGAGAGGACATTCCGCTGCTGTTCGAACACTTTGCCCGCGCTGCCGGTGAAAAGCTTGGTCGCGCGGCCCCTCCGCTATCGGGTGCACAGCTGGCGCAGCTGCTGTCACATGACTGGCCTGGCAACGTGCGTGAGCTGGCCAATGCGGCGGAGCGGCATGCGCTGGGGCTGGGTTCGCCAAACATCGAGGTGGCACCTGCCGGGCAGTCGCTGGGCGAGCAGATGGAAGCATTCGAGGCGCAATGCCTGCGTGCGGCCTTGCGTCAGCATGGGGGCGAGATCAAGTCGGTGATGGAGGCTTTGCAACTACCGCGGCGCACGCTTAACGAGAAGATGCAACGGCATGGGCTGGTGCGCGAGGATTTTATTGGGCAGGCATAA
- a CDS encoding MFS transporter: MDNATSLPAGAATAPAAEKTTASRLKSIFSGSIGNMVEWYDWYVYAAFSLYFAKAFFPAGDSTAQLLNTAAIFAVGFLMRPIGGWLMGLYADRKGRKAALMASVLLMCAGSLVIALTPGYETIGVAAPVLLVIARLLQGLSVGGEYGTSATYLSEMASKERRGFFSSFQYVTLISGQLIALAVLIVLQQTLTTEQLYAWGWRVPFVIGALCAVVALYLRRGMEETASFTKKEKAKESLMRTLLRHPKELMTVVGLTMGGTLAFYTYTTYMQKYLVNSVGMSISDSTTISAATLFLFMCLQPVIGGLSDKIGRRPILIAFGVLGTLFTVPILSTLHTIQSWWGAFFLIMAALIIVSGYTSINAVVKAELFPTEIRALGVGLPYALTVSIFGGTAEYVALWFKSAGMESGFYWYVTACIACSLLVYATMKDTKQHSRITTE; this comes from the coding sequence ATGGATAACGCCACCTCCCTGCCCGCCGGGGCGGCCACCGCGCCTGCCGCAGAAAAAACCACCGCCAGCCGCTTGAAGTCGATTTTCAGCGGGTCCATCGGCAACATGGTCGAATGGTACGACTGGTACGTCTACGCCGCATTCTCGCTGTACTTCGCCAAGGCTTTCTTCCCGGCCGGCGACTCCACCGCACAACTGCTCAATACCGCCGCGATCTTCGCCGTGGGCTTCCTCATGCGCCCGATCGGTGGCTGGCTGATGGGCCTGTACGCCGACCGCAAGGGCCGCAAGGCCGCGCTGATGGCGTCGGTACTGCTCATGTGCGCGGGCTCGCTGGTCATCGCCCTGACCCCCGGTTATGAAACCATCGGCGTCGCCGCGCCAGTCCTGCTGGTCATCGCACGCCTGCTGCAAGGCCTGTCGGTGGGTGGTGAATACGGCACCTCGGCCACCTACCTCAGCGAAATGGCCAGCAAGGAGCGCCGTGGTTTCTTCTCCAGCTTCCAGTACGTGACCCTGATCTCCGGCCAGCTCATCGCCCTGGCGGTGCTGATCGTCCTGCAACAGACCCTGACCACCGAGCAATTGTACGCCTGGGGCTGGCGCGTGCCGTTCGTGATCGGTGCGCTGTGCGCCGTGGTGGCCCTGTACCTGCGTCGCGGCATGGAAGAAACCGCCTCGTTCACCAAGAAGGAAAAGGCCAAGGAAAGCCTGATGCGCACGCTGCTGCGTCACCCCAAGGAGCTGATGACCGTCGTCGGTCTGACCATGGGCGGTACCCTGGCCTTCTACACCTACACCACCTACATGCAGAAGTACCTGGTCAACTCCGTAGGTATGAGCATCAGTGACTCGACCACCATCTCGGCCGCCACGCTGTTCCTGTTCATGTGCCTGCAGCCGGTGATCGGTGGTCTGTCCGACAAGATCGGCCGCCGTCCGATCCTGATCGCCTTCGGTGTGCTCGGCACCCTGTTCACCGTCCCAATCCTCAGCACCCTGCACACCATCCAGAGCTGGTGGGGGGCGTTCTTCCTGATCATGGCAGCGCTGATCATCGTAAGCGGCTATACCTCGATCAACGCCGTGGTCAAAGCCGAGCTGTTCCCTACCGAGATTCGCGCCCTGGGCGTGGGCCTGCCGTATGCCCTGACCGTGTCGATCTTCGGTGGCACCGCCGAATACGTGGCCCTGTGGTTCAAGAGCGCTGGGATGGAGAGCGGCTTTTACTGGTACGTCACCGCCTGTATCGCCTGCTCGCTGCTGGTTTACGCGACCATGAAGGACACCAAGCAGCACTCGCGGATTACCACTGAGTAA
- a CDS encoding heme utilization protein: MKNKLILTLALSVFAAGAFAEDGFDRTDAHTFAAAQTQPASYAEDGFDRTNGQRFAEDGFDRTNGQRFAEDGFDRTNGQRFAEDGFDRTNGQRFAEDGFDRTNGQRFAEDGFDRTNGQRFAEDGFDRTGGQHFAEDGFNRTNAHRIS; this comes from the coding sequence ATGAAAAATAAACTGATCCTGACCCTGGCCCTCTCGGTTTTCGCAGCTGGCGCCTTCGCCGAAGATGGCTTCGACCGGACCGACGCTCACACCTTTGCCGCGGCTCAAACCCAGCCCGCCAGCTACGCTGAAGACGGCTTCGATCGCACCAACGGCCAACGCTTCGCCGAAGACGGCTTCGATCGCACCAACGGCCAGCGCTTCGCCGAAGACGGCTTCGATCGCACCAACGGCCAACGCTTCGCCGAAGACGGCTTCGATCGCACCAACGGCCAACGCTTCGCCGAAGACGGCTTCGATCGCACCAACGGCCAGCGCTTCGCCGAAGACGGCTTCGATCGCACCAACGGCCAACGCTTCGCCGAAGACGGTTTCGACCGCACCGGCGGCCAGCACTTTGCCGAAGATGGCTTCAACCGCACCAACGCGCACCGCATCAGCTGA
- a CDS encoding flavin reductase family protein — protein sequence MYYYEPAKGHGLPHDPFNAIVGPRPIGWISSQDREGRLNLAPYSFFNAFNYIPPIIGFCSVGRKDSLNNIEQTGEFVWNLATRPLAEQMNLSCAPVAAEVNEFELSGLTAAPSSIVKVPRVGETPVAFECKVSQIVQLKRADQEQVPSWLILGEVVAVHIAEHLLNNGIYDTAAAEPILRGGGPADYFELGNLFKMARPPA from the coding sequence ATGTATTACTACGAACCCGCCAAAGGCCACGGCCTGCCGCACGACCCGTTCAATGCCATCGTCGGTCCCCGCCCTATCGGCTGGATCTCCTCTCAGGACCGCGAAGGCCGCCTGAACCTGGCGCCTTACAGCTTCTTCAATGCGTTCAACTACATCCCGCCGATCATCGGTTTCTGCAGCGTCGGGCGCAAAGACAGCCTGAACAACATCGAGCAGACCGGTGAGTTCGTCTGGAACCTGGCCACCCGCCCTCTGGCCGAGCAAATGAACCTGAGCTGCGCACCGGTTGCTGCCGAAGTAAACGAATTCGAATTGAGCGGCCTCACTGCCGCACCCTCGAGCATCGTCAAGGTGCCGCGCGTGGGTGAAACGCCGGTAGCCTTCGAGTGCAAGGTCAGCCAGATCGTCCAGCTCAAGCGGGCCGACCAGGAACAGGTGCCCAGCTGGCTGATCCTTGGGGAAGTGGTGGCGGTGCACATTGCCGAGCACCTGCTGAACAACGGCATCTACGATACCGCTGCCGCCGAGCCTATCCTGCGGGGGGGTGGCCCGGCGGACTATTTCGAGCTGGGCAACCTGTTCAAGATGGCCCGGCCGCCGGCCTGA
- a CDS encoding antibiotic biosynthesis monooxygenase, giving the protein MTLKQPVTHLAFIRASSGRSAELGARLRDMLEPSLRTPGCLSFTVQRSQADADLWLLSGSWQDQQAMSGYFASPTLEVFGELVQAQVVSSLDLHTFD; this is encoded by the coding sequence ATGACCCTTAAACAACCGGTCACCCACCTTGCTTTCATCCGTGCCAGCAGCGGGCGCTCGGCAGAGCTGGGCGCGCGCCTGCGTGACATGCTTGAGCCTTCGCTGCGTACACCGGGTTGCCTGAGTTTTACCGTGCAGCGTTCGCAGGCTGATGCTGACCTGTGGTTGCTCAGCGGAAGCTGGCAGGACCAGCAGGCGATGAGTGGTTACTTTGCTTCGCCGACACTGGAGGTGTTTGGTGAGCTGGTGCAGGCCCAGGTGGTCAGCAGCCTGGACTTGCATACCTTCGATTGA
- a CDS encoding helix-turn-helix domain-containing protein, translating to MTTATSTEPTLELQRLELAELINRHAGEPYGPASAIDDLYLVRHTENVRSVPTLAQPALCILAQGSKSLFLGDEQYAYDPLHYMVVSVTLPLSAVRLDASPENPSLGLRMDLDPAEISQLIAESGPMLVPNRPSGRGLYVERTDAALLDALLRLLRLLDTPRDIAMLAPLFRREILYRLLRGPQGYRLYEIALANSQTHRVCQAITWLNNNYQQPLRIEDLAREVNLSTSTLHHRFKAVTSMSPLQYQKQLRLQEARRLMLNDGLEAAVAAYRVGYESPSQFSREYSRLYGAPPIRDVARLRATAV from the coding sequence ATGACCACCGCCACGTCCACCGAACCGACCCTGGAACTGCAGCGCCTGGAGCTGGCCGAACTGATCAACCGCCACGCGGGCGAGCCCTATGGCCCAGCATCGGCCATCGATGACCTGTACCTGGTGCGTCACACCGAAAATGTGCGTTCTGTACCCACCCTGGCGCAACCTGCCCTGTGCATCCTTGCCCAGGGCAGCAAAAGCCTGTTCCTGGGTGACGAGCAGTACGCCTACGACCCACTGCATTACATGGTCGTTTCGGTGACCTTGCCACTCAGTGCCGTGAGGCTGGATGCCAGCCCCGAGAACCCAAGCCTGGGCCTGCGCATGGACCTGGACCCAGCCGAGATCAGCCAGCTGATCGCCGAGAGCGGGCCGATGCTGGTACCCAATCGACCTTCCGGCCGTGGTTTGTATGTGGAAAGGACAGATGCCGCATTACTCGATGCCCTGCTGCGGCTACTGCGCCTGCTGGACACCCCCCGCGACATCGCAATGCTGGCGCCGCTGTTCCGCCGCGAGATTCTCTACCGCCTGCTGCGTGGTCCGCAGGGTTACCGGCTGTATGAAATTGCCTTGGCCAACAGCCAGACCCACCGGGTGTGCCAGGCCATCACCTGGCTCAACAACAACTACCAACAGCCGCTGCGGATCGAGGACCTGGCCCGTGAAGTCAACCTCAGTACCTCGACCTTGCACCACCGCTTCAAGGCCGTGACCTCGATGAGCCCGCTTCAGTACCAGAAGCAACTACGCCTGCAGGAAGCGCGGCGGCTGATGTTGAACGACGGGCTGGAGGCGGCGGTGGCGGCTTATCGGGTGGGTTATGAAAGCCCGTCGCAATTCAGCCGTGAATACAGCCGGCTTTACGGCGCGCCGCCGATTCGCGATGTGGCTCGGTTGAGGGCTACTGCGGTCTGA
- a CDS encoding 5-guanidino-2-oxopentanoate decarboxylase produces MATCGEVLVKLLEGYGVDHVFGIPGVHTVELYRGLAGSSIRHITPRHEQGAGFMADGYARTRGKPGVCFIITGPGMTNITTAMGQAYADSIPMLVISSVQSRDQLGGGRGKLHELPNQAALVSGVAAFSHTLMSAADLPQVLARAFAVFDSARPRPVHIEIPLDVLVEPADFLLPGRPVRGSRAGAAPQAVAQMAERLASARRPLILAGGGALAAGAALARLAEHLQAPVALTINAKGLLPASHPLQIGSTQSLPATRALVAEADVVLAIGTELAETDYDVTFKGGFEIPGSLLRIDIDPDQTVRNYLPELALVADAELAAEALLGALQAQPQPVHESTWGVARVANLRKVLAADWDQPTLSQTRLLSAILERLPNAILVGDSTQPVYTGNLTLDMEQPRRWFNASTGYGTLGYALPAAMGAWLGSAEQAVERAPAVCLIGDGGLQFTLPELASAVEAQVPLIVLLWNNQGYEEIKKYMVNRAIEPVGVDIHTPDFIGVARALGAAAENVADIAQLQTALGQAVERKGPTLIQVDQNQWQAAVLG; encoded by the coding sequence ATGGCAACCTGCGGCGAAGTACTGGTCAAACTCCTTGAAGGCTATGGCGTCGATCATGTCTTCGGCATTCCCGGTGTACATACCGTGGAGCTCTATCGTGGCCTGGCGGGCTCTTCCATTCGCCACATCACCCCACGTCATGAGCAAGGTGCCGGGTTCATGGCTGACGGCTATGCGCGCACCCGCGGCAAACCCGGGGTGTGCTTCATTATTACCGGCCCGGGCATGACCAATATCACCACTGCCATGGGCCAGGCCTATGCCGACTCGATCCCGATGCTGGTGATTTCCAGCGTGCAGTCCCGTGACCAGTTGGGCGGTGGCCGTGGCAAGCTGCACGAGCTGCCCAACCAAGCGGCGCTGGTATCGGGTGTGGCGGCGTTTTCCCACACCTTGATGAGTGCAGCCGACTTGCCGCAGGTGCTGGCCCGGGCATTTGCCGTGTTCGACAGTGCCCGGCCACGCCCGGTGCATATCGAAATCCCGCTCGATGTGCTGGTTGAACCGGCCGACTTCCTGCTGCCGGGACGCCCTGTACGGGGTAGTCGGGCAGGGGCTGCACCTCAGGCCGTGGCGCAGATGGCTGAGCGACTGGCCAGTGCACGTCGGCCGCTGATTCTGGCCGGTGGCGGGGCGTTGGCTGCGGGCGCTGCGCTGGCACGCCTGGCCGAACACCTTCAGGCCCCGGTGGCGCTGACCATCAATGCCAAAGGCTTGCTGCCTGCCAGCCACCCATTGCAGATCGGCTCGACCCAGTCGTTACCGGCCACACGGGCGCTGGTGGCCGAGGCTGACGTGGTGCTGGCGATCGGCACCGAACTGGCCGAAACCGATTATGACGTGACCTTCAAGGGAGGCTTCGAGATCCCGGGCAGTCTGCTGCGCATTGACATCGACCCGGACCAGACCGTGCGCAATTATCTGCCGGAGCTGGCGCTGGTAGCCGATGCCGAGCTGGCTGCCGAAGCGCTGCTCGGTGCCCTGCAAGCCCAGCCGCAGCCAGTGCACGAAAGCACTTGGGGCGTGGCCCGCGTGGCCAATCTGCGCAAGGTCCTGGCGGCAGACTGGGACCAGCCCACCCTGAGCCAGACGCGTTTGCTGAGCGCCATACTGGAGCGCCTGCCGAATGCGATTCTGGTGGGCGACTCGACCCAACCTGTGTACACCGGCAACCTGACACTCGACATGGAGCAGCCACGCCGCTGGTTCAACGCCTCGACCGGCTACGGTACCTTGGGTTACGCGTTGCCAGCAGCCATGGGCGCTTGGTTGGGCAGTGCCGAGCAGGCCGTCGAACGCGCCCCGGCGGTGTGCCTGATTGGTGATGGTGGTTTGCAGTTCACCCTGCCGGAACTGGCCAGTGCAGTGGAGGCGCAGGTCCCGCTGATCGTACTGCTGTGGAATAACCAGGGGTACGAGGAAATCAAGAAATACATGGTCAATCGGGCGATCGAGCCGGTCGGGGTGGATATCCATACCCCGGATTTCATCGGCGTGGCGCGGGCGTTGGGCGCGGCAGCAGAGAACGTGGCCGATATCGCCCAATTGCAGACGGCGCTCGGGCAAGCGGTGGAGCGCAAGGGGCCGACCTTGATTCAGGTGGACCAGAATCAGTGGCAGGCCGCGGTGTTGGGTTGA
- a CDS encoding LysR family transcriptional regulator has translation MKRLPPLPALHTFLVTAQHCNFTRAGQQLHITQGAVSRQIAALEEHLGYALFKREARGLSLTREGLDWLPRVQQVFALIEQGVREVGEHSTTLQLKAPTCVMRWLLPRLMEWQALRPDVPVELTTTVQHGVDLRREGFDAAVVYGNAPNHGLHVRKLFDEQLTPVCAPSLREGPVPLQQVEDLARHMLLHPSRDEHDWRLWLQAAGVTLATHGPKQHFETLDMAMAMASQGTGVAIGDWSLIGDDLRGGRLCMPFALKVLTGKGYYLVSQARSLPPGLLELLDWLEGQASL, from the coding sequence ATGAAACGCCTCCCGCCCCTGCCTGCCCTGCACACATTTCTGGTCACCGCCCAGCACTGCAACTTCACCCGCGCAGGGCAGCAGTTGCACATCACCCAAGGCGCTGTCAGCCGCCAGATTGCAGCTCTCGAAGAACACCTGGGTTATGCCCTGTTCAAGCGCGAGGCCCGCGGGTTGAGCCTGACCCGTGAAGGCCTGGACTGGCTGCCGCGGGTGCAGCAGGTGTTCGCGCTGATCGAACAGGGGGTGCGCGAAGTGGGTGAGCACAGCACTACCTTGCAGCTCAAGGCACCCACCTGCGTGATGCGTTGGCTGCTACCGCGCCTGATGGAATGGCAGGCACTGCGCCCGGACGTACCGGTGGAGCTGACCACGACCGTGCAGCACGGGGTGGATTTGCGTCGCGAGGGCTTCGATGCAGCGGTGGTCTATGGCAATGCACCAAACCACGGGCTACATGTGCGCAAACTGTTCGATGAGCAACTGACCCCAGTGTGCGCTCCATCACTGCGTGAAGGGCCAGTGCCGTTGCAGCAGGTGGAAGACCTGGCCAGGCACATGCTGCTGCACCCCTCGCGAGATGAACACGACTGGCGGTTGTGGTTGCAGGCGGCTGGAGTGACGCTGGCCACACATGGACCCAAACAGCATTTCGAGACACTGGACATGGCGATGGCCATGGCTTCGCAGGGCACAGGGGTGGCGATCGGTGACTGGTCGCTGATTGGCGATGACCTGCGCGGTGGGCGGTTGTGCATGCCGTTTGCGCTGAAGGTGCTGACGGGCAAGGGGTATTACCTGGTGAGCCAGGCCAGAAGCTTGCCGCCGGGGTTGCTCGAACTACTGGACTGGCTGGAGGGCCAGGCCAGCCTGTGA
- a CDS encoding oxaloacetate decarboxylase, which produces MPKASHQDLRFAFRELLASGSCFHTASVFDPMSARIAADLGFEVGILGGSVASLQVLAAPDFALITLSEFVEQATRIGRVAQLPVLADADHGYGNALNVMRTVIELERAGVAALTIEDTLLPAQFGRKSTDLIPVDEGVGKIRAALEARVDSSLSIIARTNAGVLSTEEIIVRTQSYQKAGADGICMVGVKDFEQLEQIAEHLTVPLMLVTYGNPNLRDDERLARLGVRIVVDGHAAYFAAIKATYDCLRLQRGRQNKSENLSATELSHTYTQPEDYIRWAKEYMSVEE; this is translated from the coding sequence ATGCCCAAGGCTTCCCACCAAGATCTGCGTTTTGCCTTCCGCGAGCTGCTCGCTTCAGGTTCCTGTTTCCACACTGCCTCGGTGTTCGACCCGATGTCGGCACGCATTGCCGCAGACCTGGGCTTCGAAGTCGGTATCCTCGGCGGTTCGGTCGCTTCGTTGCAGGTGCTGGCTGCTCCGGACTTTGCTCTGATCACCCTCAGCGAGTTCGTCGAGCAGGCCACCCGCATTGGTCGGGTCGCGCAACTGCCGGTACTGGCGGACGCCGACCACGGCTATGGCAACGCACTGAACGTGATGCGTACGGTGATCGAACTGGAGCGCGCCGGTGTGGCCGCACTGACCATCGAGGACACCCTTCTGCCCGCCCAGTTCGGGCGCAAGTCCACCGACCTGATTCCGGTCGATGAGGGTGTTGGCAAGATCCGTGCGGCGCTGGAGGCACGGGTCGACTCGTCCCTGTCGATCATTGCCCGAACCAACGCGGGCGTACTCAGCACCGAAGAAATCATCGTGCGTACGCAGAGCTACCAGAAAGCGGGCGCTGATGGCATTTGCATGGTCGGGGTCAAAGACTTCGAGCAGCTCGAGCAGATTGCCGAGCACCTGACGGTGCCGCTGATGCTGGTCACCTATGGCAACCCGAACCTGCGCGATGACGAACGCCTGGCGCGTCTGGGCGTGCGCATCGTAGTCGATGGCCATGCGGCTTACTTTGCCGCAATCAAGGCCACTTACGACTGCCTGCGGCTGCAGCGTGGTCGGCAGAACAAGTCGGAAAACCTCAGTGCCACCGAGCTGTCGCACACCTACACCCAGCCTGAAGACTACATTCGCTGGGCCAAGGAATACATGAGCGTCGAGGAGTGA